A region of Rhodospirillales bacterium DNA encodes the following proteins:
- a CDS encoding transposase produces the protein MESRERLVRDWLRGDATVSELGRRHGVSRRTVYATLARYDAEGVAGLKERSHAARHHPNAMGEAVERRLVELRGERPTWGPKKLLAWLSAREPEVRWPGRSAAAAALSRHGLTAKRRTERSWRPQGDDLGTGERPNDVWCVDFKGWWRTRDARRLDPLSLSDHRSRYVLRLVAVERCDFATVRTVLSGAFREHGLPLSLRSDNGPPFAGRGMGGIGRLAVWLVRAGVRPERIAPGRPQQNGRHERLHLTVQQDTVLPVARDRREQQRRFAAFTRMFNEERPHEALDMATPSKVWARARVRGTASCARRSIRPDGRRGRSGATARFAGAGRWCS, from the coding sequence ATGGAGAGCAGGGAACGTCTGGTGAGGGACTGGCTGAGGGGCGACGCGACGGTGAGCGAGCTCGGTCGGCGGCACGGTGTGAGCCGGCGGACGGTGTACGCGACGCTGGCGCGGTACGACGCGGAGGGCGTGGCGGGTCTGAAGGAGCGTTCGCACGCGGCGCGCCACCATCCGAACGCGATGGGCGAGGCGGTGGAGCGGCGGCTGGTGGAGCTGCGCGGGGAGCGTCCGACGTGGGGACCGAAGAAGCTGCTGGCGTGGCTGTCGGCGCGCGAGCCGGAGGTCCGGTGGCCCGGGCGGAGCGCGGCGGCGGCGGCGTTGTCGCGGCACGGTCTGACGGCGAAGCGGCGGACGGAGCGGAGCTGGCGTCCGCAGGGCGACGATCTGGGGACGGGCGAGCGTCCGAACGACGTGTGGTGCGTGGACTTCAAGGGCTGGTGGCGGACGCGCGACGCGCGGCGGCTGGATCCGCTGAGCCTGAGCGACCACCGCAGCCGCTACGTGCTGCGGCTGGTGGCGGTGGAGCGCTGCGACTTCGCGACGGTGCGGACGGTGCTGTCGGGGGCGTTCCGCGAGCACGGGCTGCCGCTGTCGCTGCGCTCGGACAACGGGCCGCCGTTCGCGGGCCGCGGGATGGGCGGGATCGGGCGCCTGGCGGTGTGGCTGGTGCGGGCCGGGGTCCGGCCGGAGCGGATCGCGCCGGGCCGGCCGCAGCAGAACGGCCGGCACGAGCGGCTGCATCTGACGGTGCAGCAGGACACGGTGCTGCCGGTGGCGCGGGACCGGCGCGAGCAGCAGCGCCGGTTCGCGGCGTTCACGCGGATGTTCAACGAGGAGCGGCCGCACGAGGCGCTGGACATGGCGACGCCGTCGAAGGTGTGGGCCCGAGCCCGCGTCCGTGGGACGGCGAGCTGCGCGCGCCGGAGTATCCGGCCGGATGGGAGGCGCGGGCGGTCAGGAGCAACGGCGAGGTTCGCTGGGGCGGGGAGATGGTGTTCCTGA
- a CDS encoding HlyD family secretion protein translates to MRDTTGGEGIATASTPATAAPRRRLDRRMVARAIMWSLPVAAAVVGLLFWLGAGLFVGTDNAYVKGDRVLIASEVAGVVSEVAVTENQRVAKGTVLLRLDERPYKLALARVEAELENVRAEIRGLRASWRQKREEVKQARSQETYAQSDFDRQAGLAQRGVASTQRLDEARRDLDISRQRIAMLSEEMLRIEAQLGGDPKVHTDDHPRVRQIAAARDEALLNLKRTTIVAPFDGVASRRPTVGASATIGQPLISVIADTGLWIEANFKETDLTRVRPGQPVTVHVDTYPDRVWRGTVASIAPASGAEFAVLPPQNASGNWVKIVQRIPLRVEVRPDPGAPPLRVGMSAQVEIDTGHRRSLGELGAMFGRLFGGGATDSQPAPR, encoded by the coding sequence ATGAGAGACACCACGGGCGGCGAAGGGATCGCGACGGCCTCGACGCCGGCGACGGCGGCGCCCCGGCGCCGGCTGGACCGGCGCATGGTCGCGCGCGCCATCATGTGGTCGCTGCCGGTCGCCGCCGCGGTGGTCGGATTGCTGTTCTGGCTCGGCGCGGGCCTCTTCGTCGGCACCGACAACGCCTACGTCAAGGGCGACCGGGTGCTGATCGCGTCCGAGGTCGCGGGCGTCGTCTCCGAGGTCGCGGTCACCGAGAACCAGCGCGTCGCCAAGGGCACCGTGCTGCTGCGGCTCGACGAGCGTCCCTACAAGCTGGCGCTGGCCCGCGTCGAGGCCGAGCTCGAGAACGTGCGCGCCGAGATCCGCGGCCTGCGCGCCTCGTGGCGGCAGAAGCGCGAGGAGGTCAAGCAGGCGAGGAGCCAGGAGACCTACGCGCAGTCCGATTTCGACCGCCAGGCCGGGCTCGCGCAGCGCGGCGTCGCCTCGACCCAGCGGCTCGACGAGGCGCGGCGCGACCTCGACATCTCGCGCCAGCGCATCGCCATGCTGAGCGAGGAGATGCTGCGCATCGAGGCGCAGCTCGGCGGCGATCCCAAGGTCCACACCGACGACCATCCCCGCGTGCGCCAGATCGCCGCCGCGCGCGACGAGGCGCTGCTCAACCTCAAGCGCACGACCATCGTGGCGCCGTTCGACGGCGTCGCCTCGCGCCGGCCCACCGTCGGCGCCAGCGCCACGATCGGCCAGCCGCTGATCTCCGTGATCGCCGACACCGGCCTGTGGATCGAGGCGAACTTCAAGGAGACCGACCTTACGCGGGTGCGGCCCGGCCAGCCCGTCACCGTGCACGTCGACACCTATCCCGACCGCGTCTGGCGCGGCACCGTGGCGAGCATCGCGCCGGCCTCGGGCGCCGAGTTCGCCGTGCTGCCGCCACAGAACGCGTCCGGCAACTGGGTCAAGATCGTGCAGCGCATCCCGCTGCGCGTCGAGGTGCGGCCCGATCCCGGCGCCCCGCCGCTGCGCGTCGGCATGAGCGCCCAGGTCGAGATCGACACCGGCCACCGCCGCTCGCTGGGCGAGCTCGGCGCCATGTTCGGCCGCCTGTTCGGCGGCGGCGCCACCGACTCCCAGCCCGCGCCGCGCTGA
- a CDS encoding phosphodiesterase has product MLIAQITDTHIKPEGQISYGHVDTAAFLERAVAHVIGLKARPDMVLMTGDLVDSGAPVEYARLRALIAPLDMPVHLIPGNHDSRGPLRAAFPGHGYLPADGFLHYVVETPALRLIALDTLVEGASHGALCDARLDWLEARLAESARPTVLFMHHPPFDCGIAAMDRERLLHGAERLADIVRRHPNVERALCGHVHRPIQTRWAGTIASTAPSSAHQITLDLDPTARLTYIMEPPAVALHRWNPTGGLASHLSYVGDFGGPRSFR; this is encoded by the coding sequence ATGCTGATCGCGCAGATCACCGACACGCACATCAAGCCCGAGGGGCAGATCTCGTATGGCCATGTCGACACCGCGGCGTTCCTCGAGCGCGCCGTGGCGCATGTCATAGGACTGAAGGCGCGGCCGGACATGGTGCTGATGACCGGCGATCTGGTCGATTCCGGCGCGCCCGTCGAGTACGCGCGGCTGAGGGCGCTGATCGCGCCGCTCGACATGCCGGTGCACCTGATCCCCGGCAACCACGATTCGCGCGGGCCGCTGCGCGCGGCGTTCCCCGGGCACGGCTATCTGCCGGCCGACGGCTTCCTGCACTACGTGGTCGAGACGCCGGCGCTGCGTCTGATCGCGCTCGACACGCTGGTCGAGGGCGCCAGCCACGGCGCGCTGTGCGATGCGCGGCTGGACTGGCTCGAGGCGCGGCTGGCGGAGTCCGCCCGGCCGACCGTGCTCTTCATGCACCACCCGCCGTTCGACTGCGGCATCGCGGCGATGGACCGTGAGCGGCTGCTGCACGGCGCCGAACGCCTGGCCGACATCGTGCGCCGCCATCCCAACGTCGAGCGCGCGCTGTGCGGCCACGTGCACCGGCCGATCCAGACGCGCTGGGCCGGCACCATCGCGTCGACCGCGCCGAGTTCGGCGCACCAGATCACGCTCGACCTCGATCCGACCGCGCGCCTGACCTACATCATGGAGCCGCCGGCCGTGGCGCTGCACCGCTGGAACCCCACCGGCGGTCTGGCGAGCCACCTCAGCTACGTCGGCGATTTCGGCGGGCCGCGCTCGTTCAGATAG